One segment of Carya illinoinensis cultivar Pawnee chromosome 1, C.illinoinensisPawnee_v1, whole genome shotgun sequence DNA contains the following:
- the LOC122307594 gene encoding AP-3 complex subunit sigma — translation MIRAVMVMNTQGKPRLAKFYDSVPVDKQQELIRSVFGVLCSRAENVSNFVEADSIFGPDSRLVYKHYATLYFVLVFDSSENELAMLDLIQVLVETLDKCFKNVCELDLVFNYSKIHTILDEIFFGGQVLETSSTEVMKAVEEISKLESASNSINLVPKSVSGWRGR, via the exons ATGATACGAGCGGTGATGGTGATGAATACGCAGGGCAAGCCCCGCCTTGCCAAATTTTACGATTCCGtg CCTGTCGACAAGCAGCAGGAGCTTATCCGCAGCGTTTTTGGAg TCTTATGCAGTAGAGCTGAGAACGTAAGCAATTTTGTGGAGGCCGACTCTATTTTCGGTCcg GATAGTCGCCTTGTATACAAGCACTATGCAACACTATACTTTGTTTTAGTATTTGATAGTTCTGAAAATGAGCTTGCCATGCTCGACTTGATACAag TTCTTGTGGAAACGTTGgacaaatgctttaaaaatgtaTGCGAGCTTGACTTGGTGTTCAACTATAGCAAG ATTCATACTATTCTGGATGAGATATTTTTTGGAGGCCAAGTGCTGGAAACAAGTTCTACAGAAGTCATGAAAGCTGTTGAAGAAATATCAAa GTTGGAAAGTGCCTCCAATTCTATCAACCTTGTCCCCAAGTCTGTTTCTGGTTGGCGGGGTCGATAG
- the LOC122307577 gene encoding pyridine nucleotide-disulfide oxidoreductase domain-containing protein 2 isoform X1 codes for MWRRSFSSTTSALKDKKWDALIIGGGHNGLTAAAYLARAGLSVAVLERRHLIGGAAVTEELIPGFKFSRCSYLQSLLRPSIIRELELGRHGLRLLKRSPSSFTPCLDGRYLLLGPDKDLNRSEISKFSKRDADAYPRYENQLETFCKFMDPLLDSAPPESLQGVFSLKNQLKDRMHKSAFWARFLRQAMTLGQKDIVEFMDLLLSPASKVLNTWFETDVLKATLGTDAVIGTTASVHTPGSGYVLLHHVMGEMDGDRGIWSYVEGGMGSVSMAISNAAREAGAHIVTSAEVSQLLIGDSGAVDGVSLADGTVVHSSIVLSNATPHRTFMDLVPKNVLPDDFIRAIKYSDYSSGTTKINLAVDKLPQFECCKLGHPEAGPQHVGTIHIGSESMEEIHSASQDAANGLPSRRPIIEMTIPSVLDKTISPPGKHVINLFIQYTPYSPLDGSWGDLAYRESFAKKCFALIDEYAPAFSSSVIGYDMLTPPDLEREIGLTGGNIFHGAMGLDSLFLMRPVKGWSNHRTPLRGLYLCGSGTHPGGGVMGAPGRNSARLILEDVKTPLN; via the exons ATGTGGCGAAGAAGCTTTAGCAGCACCACGAGCGCGTTGAAGGACAAGAAATGGGACGCTCTGATCATCGGCGGAGGCCATAACGGCTTGACGGCCGCCGCGTACCTCGCACGCGCTGGCCTCTCCGTCGCTGTTCTCGAGCGCCGTCACTTGATCGGCGGCGCCGCAGTTACCGAAGAACTGATCCCGGGCTTCAAATTCTCCCGCTGCAGCTACCTCCAAAGCCTCCTCCGCCCCTCCATCATCAG GGAGTTAGAGCTAGGGCGTCATGGATTGAGGCTGTTGAAGAGGAGTCCTTCTTCGTTTACGCCTTGTTTGGACGGACGCTATCTTCTACTGGGACCTGATAAGGACCTTAATCGTTCGGAGATTTCCAAGTTCTCTAAACGAGATGCCGATGCCTATCCAAG ATATGAAAATCAGCTAGAGACCTTCTGTAAATTCATGGATCCACTGTTGGATTCGGCGCCTCCTGAATCTTTGCAAGGAGTTTTCTCTTTGAAGAATCAGTTGAAGGACAGAATGCACAAATCAGCTTTTTGGGCTCGTTTTCTGCGGCAGGCGATGACGTTAGGCCAAAAAGATATTGT GGAGTTCATGGACCTTTTATTGTCACCTGCTTCAAAGGTTTTGAATACCTGGTTTGAG ACAGATGTTCTCAAAGCAACCCTTGGAACAGATGCTGTAATAGGAACTACG GCTAGTGTACATACACCCGGAAGTGGATATGTTTTACTTCATCACGTGATGGGCGAAATGGATGGCGATCGCGGAATTTGGTC GTATGTGGAAGGTGGGATGGGCTCAGTTTCCATGGCTATCAGTAATGCTGCTAGGGAAGCTGGGGCCCATATTGTCACGAGTGCGGAG GTCTCACAATTGTTGATTGGAGACTCTGGTGCAGTGGACGGG GTATCGCTGGCTGATGGTACAGTGGTGCATTCTTCAATTGTTTTATCGAATGCAACCCCTCATAGAACTTTCATG GATTTAGTCCCTAAAAATGTCCTTCCTGATGATTTCATCCGAGCTATTAAGTACTCTGACTACAGTTCT GGaactacaaaaataaacttagCAGTTGATAAATTGCCCCAGTTTGAATGTTGCAAATTAGGCCATCCTGAAGCTGGTCCTCAGCATGTTGGCACCATTCATATTGGTTCTGAAAG CATGGAAGAGATTCACTCAGCATCTCAAGATGCTGCCAATGGATTACCATCACGAAGACCAATTATTGAAATGACAATCCCCTCTGTTCTTGACAAGACTATATCCCCACCTG GTAAGCATGTGATCAACCTATTTATTCAATACACACCCTATAGTCCATTGGATGGTAGCTGGGGAGATCTTGCTTATAGA GAATCATTTGCTAAAAAATGTTTCGCCTTGATTGATGAATATGCCCCTGCATTCAGCTCATCAGTCATTGGCTATGACATGTTGACTCCGCCTGATCTTGAAAGGGAAATTGGTCTGACAG GAGGGAATATCTTCCATGGTGCTATGGGATTGGATTCTCTCTTCCTCATGCGACCGGTTAAAGGATG GTCAAATCATAGGACTCCACTCCGAGGGCTGTACTTGTGCGGAAGCGGGACCCATCCGGGGGGTGGCGTGATGGGCGCACCGGGACGTAATTCGGCTCGTCTAATTCTTGAAGATGTCAAGACACCATTGAATTGA
- the LOC122307577 gene encoding pyridine nucleotide-disulfide oxidoreductase domain-containing protein 2 isoform X3 produces MDPLLDSAPPESLQGVFSLKNQLKDRMHKSAFWARFLRQAMTLGQKDIVEFMDLLLSPASKVLNTWFETDVLKATLGTDAVIGTTASVHTPGSGYVLLHHVMGEMDGDRGIWSYVEGGMGSVSMAISNAAREAGAHIVTSAEVSQLLIGDSGAVDGVSLADGTVVHSSIVLSNATPHRTFMDLVPKNVLPDDFIRAIKYSDYSSGTTKINLAVDKLPQFECCKLGHPEAGPQHVGTIHIGSESMEEIHSASQDAANGLPSRRPIIEMTIPSVLDKTISPPGKHVINLFIQYTPYSPLDGSWGDLAYRESFAKKCFALIDEYAPAFSSSVIGYDMLTPPDLEREIGLTGGNIFHGAMGLDSLFLMRPVKGWSNHRTPLRGLYLCGSGTHPGGGVMGAPGRNSARLILEDVKTPLN; encoded by the exons ATGGATCCACTGTTGGATTCGGCGCCTCCTGAATCTTTGCAAGGAGTTTTCTCTTTGAAGAATCAGTTGAAGGACAGAATGCACAAATCAGCTTTTTGGGCTCGTTTTCTGCGGCAGGCGATGACGTTAGGCCAAAAAGATATTGT GGAGTTCATGGACCTTTTATTGTCACCTGCTTCAAAGGTTTTGAATACCTGGTTTGAG ACAGATGTTCTCAAAGCAACCCTTGGAACAGATGCTGTAATAGGAACTACG GCTAGTGTACATACACCCGGAAGTGGATATGTTTTACTTCATCACGTGATGGGCGAAATGGATGGCGATCGCGGAATTTGGTC GTATGTGGAAGGTGGGATGGGCTCAGTTTCCATGGCTATCAGTAATGCTGCTAGGGAAGCTGGGGCCCATATTGTCACGAGTGCGGAG GTCTCACAATTGTTGATTGGAGACTCTGGTGCAGTGGACGGG GTATCGCTGGCTGATGGTACAGTGGTGCATTCTTCAATTGTTTTATCGAATGCAACCCCTCATAGAACTTTCATG GATTTAGTCCCTAAAAATGTCCTTCCTGATGATTTCATCCGAGCTATTAAGTACTCTGACTACAGTTCT GGaactacaaaaataaacttagCAGTTGATAAATTGCCCCAGTTTGAATGTTGCAAATTAGGCCATCCTGAAGCTGGTCCTCAGCATGTTGGCACCATTCATATTGGTTCTGAAAG CATGGAAGAGATTCACTCAGCATCTCAAGATGCTGCCAATGGATTACCATCACGAAGACCAATTATTGAAATGACAATCCCCTCTGTTCTTGACAAGACTATATCCCCACCTG GTAAGCATGTGATCAACCTATTTATTCAATACACACCCTATAGTCCATTGGATGGTAGCTGGGGAGATCTTGCTTATAGA GAATCATTTGCTAAAAAATGTTTCGCCTTGATTGATGAATATGCCCCTGCATTCAGCTCATCAGTCATTGGCTATGACATGTTGACTCCGCCTGATCTTGAAAGGGAAATTGGTCTGACAG GAGGGAATATCTTCCATGGTGCTATGGGATTGGATTCTCTCTTCCTCATGCGACCGGTTAAAGGATG GTCAAATCATAGGACTCCACTCCGAGGGCTGTACTTGTGCGGAAGCGGGACCCATCCGGGGGGTGGCGTGATGGGCGCACCGGGACGTAATTCGGCTCGTCTAATTCTTGAAGATGTCAAGACACCATTGAATTGA
- the LOC122307577 gene encoding pyridine nucleotide-disulfide oxidoreductase domain-containing protein 2 isoform X2, with translation MWRRSFSSTTSALKDKKWDALIIGGGHNGLTAAAYLARAGLSVAVLERRHLIGGAAVTEELIPGFKFSRCSYLQSLLRPSIIRELELGRHGLRLLKRSPSSFTPCLDGRYLLLGPDKDLNRSEISKFSKRDADAYPRYENQLETFCKFMDPLLDSAPPESLQGVFSLKNQLKDRMHKSAFWARFLRQAMTLGQKDIVEFMDLLLSPASKVLNTWFETDVLKATLGTDAVIGTTASVHTPGSGYVLLHHVMGEMDGDRGIWSYVEGGMGSVSMAISNAAREAGAHIVTSAEVSQLLIGDSGAVDGVSLADGTVVHSSIVLSNATPHRTFMDLVPKNVLPDDFIRAIKYSDYSSGTTKINLAVDKLPQFECCKLGHPEAGPQHVGTIHIGSESMEEIHSASQDAANGLPSRRPIIEMTIPSVLDKTISPPGKHVINLFIQYTPYSPLDGSWGDLAYREGISSMVLWDWILSSSCDRLKDGQIIGLHSEGCTCAEAGPIRGVA, from the exons ATGTGGCGAAGAAGCTTTAGCAGCACCACGAGCGCGTTGAAGGACAAGAAATGGGACGCTCTGATCATCGGCGGAGGCCATAACGGCTTGACGGCCGCCGCGTACCTCGCACGCGCTGGCCTCTCCGTCGCTGTTCTCGAGCGCCGTCACTTGATCGGCGGCGCCGCAGTTACCGAAGAACTGATCCCGGGCTTCAAATTCTCCCGCTGCAGCTACCTCCAAAGCCTCCTCCGCCCCTCCATCATCAG GGAGTTAGAGCTAGGGCGTCATGGATTGAGGCTGTTGAAGAGGAGTCCTTCTTCGTTTACGCCTTGTTTGGACGGACGCTATCTTCTACTGGGACCTGATAAGGACCTTAATCGTTCGGAGATTTCCAAGTTCTCTAAACGAGATGCCGATGCCTATCCAAG ATATGAAAATCAGCTAGAGACCTTCTGTAAATTCATGGATCCACTGTTGGATTCGGCGCCTCCTGAATCTTTGCAAGGAGTTTTCTCTTTGAAGAATCAGTTGAAGGACAGAATGCACAAATCAGCTTTTTGGGCTCGTTTTCTGCGGCAGGCGATGACGTTAGGCCAAAAAGATATTGT GGAGTTCATGGACCTTTTATTGTCACCTGCTTCAAAGGTTTTGAATACCTGGTTTGAG ACAGATGTTCTCAAAGCAACCCTTGGAACAGATGCTGTAATAGGAACTACG GCTAGTGTACATACACCCGGAAGTGGATATGTTTTACTTCATCACGTGATGGGCGAAATGGATGGCGATCGCGGAATTTGGTC GTATGTGGAAGGTGGGATGGGCTCAGTTTCCATGGCTATCAGTAATGCTGCTAGGGAAGCTGGGGCCCATATTGTCACGAGTGCGGAG GTCTCACAATTGTTGATTGGAGACTCTGGTGCAGTGGACGGG GTATCGCTGGCTGATGGTACAGTGGTGCATTCTTCAATTGTTTTATCGAATGCAACCCCTCATAGAACTTTCATG GATTTAGTCCCTAAAAATGTCCTTCCTGATGATTTCATCCGAGCTATTAAGTACTCTGACTACAGTTCT GGaactacaaaaataaacttagCAGTTGATAAATTGCCCCAGTTTGAATGTTGCAAATTAGGCCATCCTGAAGCTGGTCCTCAGCATGTTGGCACCATTCATATTGGTTCTGAAAG CATGGAAGAGATTCACTCAGCATCTCAAGATGCTGCCAATGGATTACCATCACGAAGACCAATTATTGAAATGACAATCCCCTCTGTTCTTGACAAGACTATATCCCCACCTG GTAAGCATGTGATCAACCTATTTATTCAATACACACCCTATAGTCCATTGGATGGTAGCTGGGGAGATCTTGCTTATAGA GAGGGAATATCTTCCATGGTGCTATGGGATTGGATTCTCTCTTCCTCATGCGACCGGTTAAAGGATG GTCAAATCATAGGACTCCACTCCGAGGGCTGTACTTGTGCGGAAGCGGGACCCATCCGGGGGGTGGCGTGA
- the LOC122301596 gene encoding protein RADIALIS-like 3, producing the protein MGSSPLSSPNSNLPWTAKKNKLFENALAIYCKETPDRWHNIAKVIGGTTEEEVKRQYEILLEDIKCIESGKVPFPNYGEIEASNNGLNDIRNQE; encoded by the coding sequence ATGGGATCTAGCCCCCTTTCTTCCCCCAACTCCAATCTCCCATGGACTGCCAAGAAAAACAAACTGTTCGAAAATGCTTTGGCAATATATTGCAAGGAAACTCCAGACCGTTGGCACAATATAGCAAAAGTGATTGGAGGGACGACAGAAGAGGAAGTAAAGAGGCAATATGAGATCCTTTTGGAGGACATCAAGTGTATTGAGTCAGGGAAAGTGCCCTTTCCTAATTACGGGGAAATAGAAGCAAGCAATAATGGATTAAATGACATCAGAAATCAAGAATAG